CCGCTACGGCATTACCGGAATGAATGAACGGGCCCAGCAATTGGGGGCCGTCCTGCAGTTCATCACCAGTCCCGGACGGGGAACCCGGGTGGTCATGAAAGTTCCAGTGAAGAAGGAGGAAAAGCAGAATCATGTCCATCAAAGTGTTACTGGTTGACGATCATGCGGTCTTGCGAGACGGTTTGTCCAGCCTGATCAGCCTTGAACCCGACATGGAGGTGGTGGGAGAGGCCCGCGACGGTGAAGAGGCGATCAAATTGGTGGAAAGCACCCGGCCGGACGTGGTGCTGATGGATATCAACATGCCGGGGATGAGCGGGGTGGAGGCGATCCGCCGGATCCATTCCAAGCATCCCCAGGTGGCTGTACTGGTTTTGACCATGTACGATCGGGATGAATATCTGTATGAATCCATCCGGGCGGGAGCCACCGGGTACCTGTTGAAGGACGCTCCTTCCGGTGACGTGATCGCCGCTGTCCGCTCCGCCCACCGGGGAGAATCCACCCTCCACCCCGTCATGGCCCGGAAACTGCTGAACAACCTGAGCGGCGGGGAACGGAGGATGGATCGAGGCGGGGGAGACGATTTCCTCACTCCGCGGGAACTGGATGTTCTGCAGTGGATGGTCAAGGGATTGAGCAACAAGGAAATCGCGGAACAGCTGTTTATCAGCGACAAGACGGTGAAGATCCACGTCAGCAACATCTT
This is a stretch of genomic DNA from Planifilum fimeticola. It encodes these proteins:
- a CDS encoding response regulator — its product is MSIKVLLVDDHAVLRDGLSSLISLEPDMEVVGEARDGEEAIKLVESTRPDVVLMDINMPGMSGVEAIRRIHSKHPQVAVLVLTMYDRDEYLYESIRAGATGYLLKDAPSGDVIAAVRSAHRGESTLHPVMARKLLNNLSGGERRMDRGGGDDFLTPRELDVLQWMVKGLSNKEIAEQLFISDKTVKIHVSNIFKKLGVKSRSQAIIYAIQHELVELEQ